The Treponema phagedenis DNA segment CTATACAAATGCTTAGACTGTGGATACGGCTTTTCGAAACGAGTCGGAAGTTTTTCTCCGTTCAATGTCATAGCAAAAGCCTTGTTTCCCATCCGCTGCCCGAAGTGCAAAAGCACAGAGTGCATTCCGCTACCGGAGGAGTGGAAGACTTAAGGAGAATGATAAAATGAAAAAGAATCTAGCTATTCAGCCCGCTCAGGCGATATCCTTGTCGGAGGAACTTCAAAGGGGCGACATTATTTTTGTGAATAAGGGTTTATACAAGCATTACGGAATTTATATCGGCAATAACACAGTTGTTCACTACTCCGATAAAAGCAGCAATTTTGGGGTGGATATAAAAGTACAAGAAGCGAGTCTTGCCGATTTTGCAGACGGTTTTGAAGTAAAAGTGTGCCGGCTTGACCCGAAAAAGTATACACTGTACTCTGCGGATGAAACGGTTAAAAGAGCATATTTACGACTCGGAGAAAAAAAGTACAACCTCATTTTTAACAACTGCGAGCATTTTGCCGTGTGGTGTAAAACCGGTATTTCCGATTCGGCACAAGTGCATCAAGCCGTGACCGCTGCCGTCGTCATATCGATTGGAGCGATTGTAGCCGGTGTGTTGAAAATGCTTAACCGAGATGAGGAGTAATGGTTGAGAATGAAGAAACCGCTTGCTTTTTGAAGGCTTAAATCAAAAAGCGAACAAAATATTTTTGAGTTCACAAGAGAAGGAACTTGTGAGAGAAGGAGAGAAATTATGAGTGAAATAATCGTAAGAACAAAGAATGATTTTGAACGTGTGAAAAAAGAGCTTCCGGATAAAATAATATTTGAAGGTGAAATGGCAAAAGGAATTAAAAAGGCTCTCAAAGCTAAAAAAATTCGAAAGGGCGTTGCTATTGGTGGTGGTGTTCTCGGTATCGGTGGACTTATTGCAGGAGTGATATTAGCACCGGTAACCGGCGGTTTATCATTAGTTGGTGCTGCACCGGCTAGTCTTGCCGCTGCGATTGCTTTTGGCGGAACAACAATAGTTCTTACAACAGCTGAAGTAGCAATTATTGCTGGAGTAGTTGCTTTCGCTATTGGGATAGCAGCTTCGGTCATAAAAGATGTACTAAAAAACTACGAAGAATGTGAAGTGAAAAATGGAAGAGTAGTACTGAGAAGAAAACAAACAACTGAGAAATAATTATTTCCAAAGGAGTAAAAATATGGAAAGAACTGATTTTGATAAAAATTTTGAAGCCATTTTTGAAAATAAAATGATGTTTTCTATTATAGAAAAAAAAATAAAGTCAAGTGTTTTTTTTATTTTGTCCCATGTACTTGTCAAGACACAATAGAAATCTCCCCTATTCTATCTCTCGCCGTCCCCTTTTGAGTTATAGTATAATGACGGGCTAGCCTCCTTTCCTTGCTTTTGTTTCGTTCCGTAAAATCCAACTCCGCGTTATTAAAGATTAATTTAATTGTGCCATACTGCTTCTCAACGCTTTTATTAAAAAAGCCGTTACTTTAAGTCAGCTGCAAGATAAATAAAATGCTTGCCTCTTGCCTCCGCTCACGTACTTCAATTCTCCCCTGCCGAATCCGCCATGCGTTTAATTTCGCTTTTCCACTCGACAACAAAAAAAACAGGACTAATCGGCCGTGCATTTGAGCCTTGCGACAACACCCATTCAAGAACGCGATAAGTTTGTGCAGACGAAAAAGTAATTTCCGTAATGCCTTCATCATCGTAATCGATTATTTTCTGATCATCAGCCCAAAGATAATCTTTGACATATTGGCGGGCGGGACCGTAAAATTGAATAGTGTATTTTTGCACCGTCGTTTCAATAAACGAGCCGAACTTTCCGCCACCGCATCGGGAAGAAAAGTCAAAATCTTTCGGCAGGCGAAACTTGTTTTTAGTTACGATGAGATTCCGCATTCGCGAAAGACAAAAGAGGCGTTCCGCATTCCGCAACTCACAAAAGCCGAATACAAAACATAAACCTTCGTCAATTAAAATCTGGTACGGGTGCACACGTCGGTGCGTCGTTTCGGTGCGGTGCCTTCCGTTGTAATCAAATTCAATGATCGCACTATTGCGCATTGCCGTATAGACTTTATTCCAAACCTTCTCGCCAATCCGTATCGGCGGGACGGGCGGAACAGTAATCCGCTGCATACATTCGGTATCGTATGCTACATTCTGAGGCAATAGCATATCGAGAACATCACGCACCTCTTTATAAAGCGGCGTGCCTTTGTAGTGAGCCAGTAAAATTTTCACTTGAGAAAGAATACTTGCATCTTTCGGCGAAAGTGCGGTAAACGGCAGCGTATAGTCCCTTGAGTAGCAATAGCCTCTTTTTGTATAGTCATATATAATCGGGGCATAAAACCTATCGCGTAAAAATTCGATGTCGCGGTTTATGGTCGATACACTGCATTCAAGTTTTTTGGCAAGCTGCGTACAATTCGGGTAAGATACCGCACTCAGTTCTTGGTGAATATACACAAGCCGTTCCAACATCAAATGATTTACTTCAAGCCGTTTTGTTTTTGACATAGTTGCGTTAGTATTATGCGTTTATAAAAAAAGTAATTATCCCTACTGCTTTTTTTGCGCTTCATCAATATAAATTATTCTATCGCTTGGTTCAATGCGGACATCACTCTGAGGTGCCAAATATGCATTGTTCCGTGAATCAATATAACCGATAATCACAATATCCGATTCAACTTGATGCTGTTTTAGCGATTTAAATGTTGTAGGCTCGTTGAATCCGAAATAGCTTAGTTTTTCCTCATTTAAAATTCTCCCATCCAAGTTCAAAAAATTATAAAGCATCGAAGAAATAAAGGGGTGCCTGATACAGTTTACAATTAAGTGTGCATCGATTGTATCTTTAAAAACAATTTCATCGCCTTTAATTTTTTCTTGTATAATTTCGGCATTCTTTTCATTAATGATTTCGGCAATGGTGTGTACGGCTGAATTTTCCTGTTCAATATTGTACACGGTTAAAACGGTACGCATATCGACATTTTTAATGGTTTCATTTTTTTTGCTTTCGGAAAAAACGACGGCAAGAGTTGCATCTTTTATATTTACTTTACGCAACATCTCAATATCGGAATAGTCTCCGTTTACATAAATAATACCGCCGATATCAGGATTTTCTTTTTCCGTAATCAACACAATTTTTTTAGAACAATATTTTTTGTTGTTCACTAATTCTTCGATCACTTTTTTTGAGGAGCTGGTATATCCGCATAAAACAATATGATCTTTAATATTTAAATTTCCCGTTTTACCTTTTTTTACATTATCCATAATTTCTCCCATTTTTGATGATATGATTGAAATAAAAAATCCAATAAAAGCGATATTGGCAAAAAGCGTCAATGACGCAAACACCTTTCCGAGAATCGTTGTCGGACGATCATCTGTAAAACCAATCAGTTTTAACATATACACAAAAGACGGAAAAAACGAAGTCGTTCCACCTGCTTTGCTTTCAGCTAAAAATAAACCGATTGAATTTAAGACTACAACGAGTAATGTTGCGATAAATAAAATTAAAAATGAAAAAGACGATTCTCGTAAGCTCCGCACAAATAACGAAATATGGATAAAAAGACTGCGAAGCTTTACTATGCGTACGAGCCGAAGTAATTTAATAAAGCGCAAAAATTGAAACGCACGCAACACACGTAAAAAGCGAATGAGCGGGAAGAGCGCAATTAAATCCAATAACGCAGACAGTGAAAAAATCCATGCCGCTTTATGCTTTACGGCTGAAGCAAATCCCTTTGTTTTTGTATCATAGATAAAATCAGTCGAAATATAAAAACGCATCGCATATTCAATAATGAAAAATATACTTAATGCATAATCAAGCTGAAATATCCATAAAGGTAAATCTTTATTTTGATGAACCAATTCAAAAATAGTTAAGCTTACAGAAAGTAATACAGCCAGAAAAATGATAATATCAGTGAAAATTGTTTTGGAATTATTTTCACTTTCAAGATACCACCATAAAAATCCTTTGATACCTTTTTGGCGTGTCAGTTTACTTCTGTCTATCATACCGCTTGATCCTTGAATGCAGTTTTTGGAACATAATTCTCACGTTTATACACCATTCCGGAGTACAACATCATAATCGGCACAAATACCATGCAGGTAGTAAGCGTAACTGGCATTGCATATTGTTGTATTGCTGCTTTAAACGAAAGATGATACTGATAGTGCCCTATTGCTATCCCGCCTGCCAGTGTAAGTACAAAAATACAAAGCGGTGCCATAACATTGATCTTGAAAACTTTTATTAGACACTGAGACTCATCAATAAATTTATGTTCGATTCGCGTATTCTTTATTGTTCTATCCTTCTCTTCTTCAGTAATTTTATTAGTACGAAATTGTTCTTGGATACATTGCTCATCACATGGCTGAGGAATAGCAGTAAAAAGAATCCTTGCGATAGACATTTCCATTCTACAAAATTTTATACGTATAAGCAATAGCACAAAAAATAAGAGAAGCAAAGAAACTGAAGAACCTACGATATAATTGAGTTGATGATTAGCGAAGTAGCGGAGAAACGGTATTTTATTTTCCGCTGTGCCGAACATTAAAATCATCCGCAGGGAAGCGAATTCCACTGCAAATGAAAAGAAGCAATACCAAAACAAACATGAAGATATTGTTTTATTTTTGTAGTTCCACACCGCTTCAAGTGAAAGAGCTTTCGCCCATAAAAAGCTGCACGCGATAAGAATTTCAATTGCCCGTATCGGCAGCGGCATTGCGATCACGATGAGCGGAAAAGACAAACACGCAATCGCAACAAACACAAGCGGTATTTCAAAAGCGACGGAACATATCTTTTTTAGTTTGTACATAATTTTCCGTTTGATAATACACAGGTTCACTTTTAATCAGGCGTTAAATATCGTCCAAATTTTGAATGCCGACATTGAGTAACATCTCAACAAAGTCATCCCCGTTAATTAACACACAATTATGTTCTATTGCCATTTTGTAGCTTTCTTCAGAAAAGCTGTCAGCCATCGATATAACCCAATACTGATTTACATAGCCGTCAGAATTATTGCCTTTTATTTTTGCGAACTCAGTTATTTGTTGAATTGCCCAGTCGGAAGTTTCACCGTCGTGAAATTTTACCTGAACATTTATCGCAGTTTTAATGTTTTCAAAATATGCAATCACATCGACATCTTCCGAACCTTCCTTCCCCGAAGGATTTTTCGGCGGAATGATAACGCTATTTGCTCTTGCCGCTTCAAAATATTTTTGCACAAGTTTTTCGAACTTTTCAGGCTGCAAACATTTTTTAATAAGAGCTTTCCAACTCTTGATTGATTTATTCATAAGTTCGGATTTTAAATTAATCGGTTTTTTCGCTTTGAAATTTTTAATTGCGTCTTCAATGCTTTCCTTTAAATCAGAAATATCGGCATTGGTTCTTTGTATTTTCATACGTGCCGTTAATTTACTGTCGGCATACTCTGCACGCGGAATATCCAAACAAATGGGTTTTACTTTTCTCACAAACCCTAAATCTAAATATTCTGCTTCACCCTGCAATTTTAATAAACCGGTCTTGCTATCATACTCAATACTTGTACCGTTCCAGTCAGCCTTCGGCAAGGTAAGTGTTTTATCCGAAGCTAACAATGCACAAGATTCGGTTATTTCATAAACCGAAAAACTTTTCCATGAAGGCACGATAACCCAATCCCCTTTATCCATTTCAGCAATAAACCGCCAAAGGTTCTTCCTATTTCTTGATTTGTGACCCCAGTTTTTTTGAAACGCATTATCAAAAAAATCCTCATCGGCATTTGATACTTTGTTTAAAAATGTTTCATTACAAAAGTCTGAAAACCCAATCGACAATAATCCGTTTTCAAGCAACGGATAACTCACCGGTTCCAAATGAGCAATTCTGTGCAACCAATAGTTCATAATTTTATCTCCCATCAAATCTGTTTTTTGTTTATGCTCAGTAATTTGCGGCAGGTTTCCCCGCCGCAAATCTTTTAGTTCCTTCTCATCCAACTTCTGCCGTCATTGGTGGAATAGAACAAGCCCTTTTCTGTCGTTGCAAGGATTTCTTTTCCGTTGTCGGTTAAATCCTGAAACGCACCTTGACTGGAACTGCTGGAATAACGAGTCATTCATGAACGCCCATCATTCGTTGAGTACTCAAGTTTCTTTGAATCCTTGGGGCTGATCCGTATCAGCTCTTTTCCTCTGTTTAGCATCTGTGACATAAGACGCCTCCTAAAAACATATTTGTATTCACTTCCGCCATTGCACACCGCGTCG contains these protein-coding regions:
- a CDS encoding helix-turn-helix transcriptional regulator, producing MSKTKRLEVNHLMLERLVYIHQELSAVSYPNCTQLAKKLECSVSTINRDIEFLRDRFYAPIIYDYTKRGYCYSRDYTLPFTALSPKDASILSQVKILLAHYKGTPLYKEVRDVLDMLLPQNVAYDTECMQRITVPPVPPIRIGEKVWNKVYTAMRNSAIIEFDYNGRHRTETTHRRVHPYQILIDEGLCFVFGFCELRNAERLFCLSRMRNLIVTKNKFRLPKDFDFSSRCGGGKFGSFIETTVQKYTIQFYGPARQYVKDYLWADDQKIIDYDDEGITEITFSSAQTYRVLEWVLSQGSNARPISPVFFVVEWKSEIKRMADSAGEN
- a CDS encoding lecithin retinol acyltransferase family protein, yielding MKKNLAIQPAQAISLSEELQRGDIIFVNKGLYKHYGIYIGNNTVVHYSDKSSNFGVDIKVQEASLADFADGFEVKVCRLDPKKYTLYSADETVKRAYLRLGEKKYNLIFNNCEHFAVWCKTGISDSAQVHQAVTAAVVISIGAIVAGVLKMLNRDEE
- a CDS encoding FHIPEP family type III secretion protein, which encodes MYKLKKICSVAFEIPLVFVAIACLSFPLIVIAMPLPIRAIEILIACSFLWAKALSLEAVWNYKNKTISSCLFWYCFFSFAVEFASLRMILMFGTAENKIPFLRYFANHQLNYIVGSSVSLLLLFFVLLLIRIKFCRMEMSIARILFTAIPQPCDEQCIQEQFRTNKITEEEKDRTIKNTRIEHKFIDESQCLIKVFKINVMAPLCIFVLTLAGGIAIGHYQYHLSFKAAIQQYAMPVTLTTCMVFVPIMMLYSGMVYKRENYVPKTAFKDQAV
- a CDS encoding restriction endonuclease, with the translated sequence MNYWLHRIAHLEPVSYPLLENGLLSIGFSDFCNETFLNKVSNADEDFFDNAFQKNWGHKSRNRKNLWRFIAEMDKGDWVIVPSWKSFSVYEITESCALLASDKTLTLPKADWNGTSIEYDSKTGLLKLQGEAEYLDLGFVRKVKPICLDIPRAEYADSKLTARMKIQRTNADISDLKESIEDAIKNFKAKKPINLKSELMNKSIKSWKALIKKCLQPEKFEKLVQKYFEAARANSVIIPPKNPSGKEGSEDVDVIAYFENIKTAINVQVKFHDGETSDWAIQQITEFAKIKGNNSDGYVNQYWVISMADSFSEESYKMAIEHNCVLINGDDFVEMLLNVGIQNLDDI
- a CDS encoding TrkA-related ion transporter: MIDRSKLTRQKGIKGFLWWYLESENNSKTIFTDIIIFLAVLLSVSLTIFELVHQNKDLPLWIFQLDYALSIFFIIEYAMRFYISTDFIYDTKTKGFASAVKHKAAWIFSLSALLDLIALFPLIRFLRVLRAFQFLRFIKLLRLVRIVKLRSLFIHISLFVRSLRESSFSFLILFIATLLVVVLNSIGLFLAESKAGGTTSFFPSFVYMLKLIGFTDDRPTTILGKVFASLTLFANIAFIGFFISIISSKMGEIMDNVKKGKTGNLNIKDHIVLCGYTSSSKKVIEELVNNKKYCSKKIVLITEKENPDIGGIIYVNGDYSDIEMLRKVNIKDATLAVVFSESKKNETIKNVDMRTVLTVYNIEQENSAVHTIAEIINEKNAEIIQEKIKGDEIVFKDTIDAHLIVNCIRHPFISSMLYNFLNLDGRILNEEKLSYFGFNEPTTFKSLKQHQVESDIVIIGYIDSRNNAYLAPQSDVRIEPSDRIIYIDEAQKKQ